Proteins encoded within one genomic window of Bacillus sp. 1NLA3E:
- a CDS encoding DMT family transporter — protein sequence MEKPRINPYIALTIGVISISSSAIFVKLSSAPSGALAFYRLFFSVILMLPVFLLKYVSEIRLITKRDWTLTTASGVFLAFHFILWFESLNYTSVASSTVLVTLQPLFAFAGTFIFFKERLSGKAVLSGITAVIGSIVISWGDFKISGDALFGDILALIACALITFYLLFGQTVRKRVSLITYTFVVYTISSITLFFYVLATDEPLVGYDMKNWILFILLALIPTLLGHSFLNWSIKWVSASTISVAILFEPIGATVLAFYLLEERVFWTQVFGGIIVLAGIMIFLVDDKKLKIAVLTNNS from the coding sequence ATGGAAAAACCTAGAATTAATCCTTACATTGCTCTTACTATAGGAGTGATATCAATATCATCCTCAGCTATTTTTGTAAAATTATCCTCTGCACCATCAGGAGCACTAGCTTTTTATCGGTTATTTTTTTCTGTCATATTAATGCTTCCAGTATTTCTTTTAAAGTATGTATCTGAGATACGTCTTATTACGAAACGTGATTGGACTCTAACCACAGCTTCAGGAGTATTTCTAGCCTTCCATTTCATACTATGGTTCGAATCGCTAAACTACACATCAGTAGCAAGTTCAACTGTACTAGTAACATTACAGCCCTTATTTGCTTTTGCTGGAACATTTATTTTTTTTAAAGAAAGACTGTCAGGCAAAGCTGTGTTAAGTGGAATCACTGCGGTAATCGGAAGTATCGTGATTAGTTGGGGGGATTTTAAAATAAGTGGAGATGCTTTATTTGGGGATATATTGGCTCTGATCGCCTGTGCTTTAATTACCTTCTATTTATTATTCGGTCAAACCGTCAGAAAAAGAGTATCTTTGATAACCTACACTTTTGTAGTTTATACCATCAGTTCTATCACTTTATTCTTTTATGTATTGGCTACCGATGAGCCTCTAGTTGGATACGACATGAAGAATTGGATTTTGTTCATATTGCTTGCTTTAATTCCAACTTTGCTAGGACATTCATTTCTAAATTGGTCAATTAAATGGGTAAGTGCATCAACAATTTCCGTTGCAATATTATTTGAGCCAATCGGGGCAACAGTTCTAGCTTTTTATCTATTGGAAGAGAGGGTTTTTTGGACTCAAGTCTTTGGTGGGATCATAGTCTTAGCTGGAATCATGATTTTTTTAGTTGATGATAAGAAATTAAAAATAGCTGTGTTGACTAACAATTCATAA
- a CDS encoding MgtC/SapB family protein has translation MLDVDVEILIKLGISAVLGLIIGLERELKRKPVGLKTSLVICIVSCLLTIVSIKSAYLFPHSNKVNITMDPLRLAAQIVSGIGFLGAGVILRRGNDSISGLTTAAMIWGAAGIGIAVGTGFYIEAFAGVILLIFSVEVLPYLMGLIGIRRLREKEVQLKLHVKDRSKINDVISLIKKEEIKIKTMRIKDNSDGDFLIQLMVIVDFSEDTTDVYHHVVNIEGIERLEVESMS, from the coding sequence ATGCTAGATGTCGATGTAGAAATTTTGATTAAATTAGGGATTTCCGCGGTATTAGGTTTAATTATTGGACTTGAACGGGAATTAAAAAGAAAACCTGTTGGATTAAAAACCAGTTTAGTCATTTGTATTGTGAGTTGTTTACTCACAATTGTATCCATTAAATCTGCCTACTTGTTTCCACATAGTAATAAAGTAAACATTACGATGGATCCACTTCGTTTAGCCGCACAAATTGTTTCAGGCATTGGTTTTCTGGGGGCTGGAGTTATTCTTCGTCGTGGTAATGATAGTATTTCGGGACTGACCACTGCTGCGATGATTTGGGGTGCCGCAGGAATTGGTATCGCTGTTGGAACTGGATTTTATATAGAAGCCTTTGCTGGAGTCATTTTGCTTATTTTTAGTGTTGAAGTTTTGCCATATTTAATGGGATTGATCGGAATTAGAAGACTTAGAGAAAAAGAAGTTCAATTAAAACTACATGTAAAAGATCGTAGTAAAATCAATGATGTGATTTCCTTAATTAAAAAAGAAGAAATAAAGATAAAGACGATGAGGATTAAAGATAATAGTGATGGAGATTTTCTGATTCAACTCATGGTGATCGTCGATTTCAGTGAGGATACAACTGACGTTTATCATCATGTAGTTAATATAGAAGGAATCGAAAGACTAGAAGTTGAAAGTATGTCTTAA
- a CDS encoding DsbA family oxidoreductase: MKIEVWSDFACPFCYIGKRRLEEALAQFPHKDQVEVDFKSFELDPNSPKNIEMSIHEVLAAKYRMSLDQAKKTNEGMAQQAATLGLTYNFDTMIPTNTFDAHRLTKFAKDHGKEAEVTEALLYAYFTESKHIGELETLADIAEGSGLNRNEALNVLLDETSYANDVRVDEALAQQFQITGVPFFIINQKYAISGAQPTETFVNALQRIWDEESASPVLEDLSPDGASDASCTDNGCVIPNQKE; the protein is encoded by the coding sequence ATGAAAATTGAAGTGTGGTCTGATTTTGCCTGTCCATTTTGTTATATAGGGAAACGCCGATTAGAAGAGGCCCTTGCACAATTTCCTCATAAGGATCAAGTTGAGGTAGATTTTAAAAGTTTCGAATTGGATCCAAACTCTCCAAAAAATATTGAAATGAGTATTCATGAGGTTTTGGCTGCAAAGTACAGGATGAGTTTAGACCAGGCAAAAAAGACAAACGAGGGTATGGCCCAACAAGCTGCTACTTTAGGGCTGACATATAATTTTGATACGATGATACCAACTAACACTTTTGATGCACATCGCTTAACCAAATTTGCTAAAGACCATGGGAAAGAAGCAGAAGTAACTGAAGCCCTCCTTTATGCATATTTTACTGAGTCAAAACACATAGGTGAACTTGAAACATTGGCAGATATTGCTGAGGGATCAGGATTAAACCGGAATGAGGCGTTGAATGTTCTTCTTGATGAAACGTCCTATGCAAATGATGTGCGTGTCGATGAAGCGCTCGCTCAGCAATTTCAAATTACGGGTGTTCCGTTTTTCATTATTAATCAAAAATACGCCATATCAGGGGCACAACCAACTGAGACCTTTGTAAATGCTTTACAAAGAATATGGGATGAAGAATCAGCATCTCCTGTATTGGAGGATCTATCCCCAGATGGAGCCAGTGATGCTAGTTGTACTGATAATGGTTGTGTGATTCCTAATCAAAAGGAATAG
- a CDS encoding 3-oxoacyl-[acyl-carrier-protein] synthase III C-terminal domain-containing protein, whose protein sequence is MTSIQIKAVDIYHPKKVVENQFFIDHFRKQNKEITRFLEVMGRDKRYIIDDPKENGLTMGLEASKRVLNKTGLNGSDIDMIVFSTQTPEYTFPTNAMLIHQAIQGNSKTICLDSNSNCAGMVVAVEQTCRYMMGNPQVKYALVIGSDYSSINCNPNDEITYSNYGDASSAVILEKVEGKVGFIDSHYYSDSSEAKNVLFPAVGLSNIYNDDIQHSDVHIKWIPFDGTCCVKPAVGAMKEMMDKHNLIKKDIGAYCFSQFSYKNIELIQEELQENLDKMIYIGDEFGYTGTSSPFLALYRGIEQGRIKRGDHVFFWSVGTGWQICTMLFKF, encoded by the coding sequence ATGACGAGTATACAAATTAAGGCAGTTGACATTTATCATCCAAAGAAAGTGGTAGAAAATCAATTTTTTATTGATCACTTCCGGAAACAAAACAAAGAAATAACTCGTTTTTTAGAAGTAATGGGGAGGGACAAACGTTATATTATTGATGATCCTAAAGAAAATGGTTTAACAATGGGATTGGAAGCGTCTAAACGAGTATTGAATAAAACCGGTTTGAACGGTAGCGATATTGATATGATTGTTTTTTCTACTCAAACACCTGAGTATACCTTTCCGACAAATGCCATGTTGATTCACCAAGCTATTCAAGGAAACAGTAAAACTATCTGTTTAGATTCTAATTCAAATTGTGCAGGAATGGTTGTAGCTGTAGAACAAACTTGTCGCTATATGATGGGAAATCCTCAGGTCAAATATGCTTTAGTTATCGGTTCGGATTATAGTTCCATAAATTGTAATCCAAATGATGAAATCACATATTCCAATTATGGAGACGCTTCTTCCGCCGTGATCTTGGAAAAAGTGGAAGGAAAGGTTGGATTTATAGATTCACATTATTATTCCGATTCCAGTGAAGCAAAAAATGTTCTTTTCCCCGCCGTAGGGTTATCGAATATCTATAATGATGATATCCAGCATAGTGATGTTCATATAAAATGGATTCCATTTGATGGAACTTGCTGTGTTAAACCAGCCGTAGGAGCCATGAAAGAAATGATGGATAAACACAACCTTATAAAAAAGGATATTGGAGCCTATTGCTTCTCTCAATTTTCTTATAAAAATATTGAATTAATACAAGAAGAATTACAAGAAAATTTGGATAAAATGATTTATATAGGTGATGAATTTGGCTATACAGGAACAAGTAGCCCTTTTCTTGCTCTTTATCGAGGGATTGAGCAAGGTAGAATCAAGCGTGGAGATCATGTCTTTTTCTGGTCTGTTGGGACAGGGTGGCAAATTTGCACGATGTTGTTTAAATTTTAA